The Thermothelomyces thermophilus ATCC 42464 chromosome 6, complete sequence DNA segment CTATTAGGGTGTTGATTGGGATTCCGTCTGTTGCCACATATTCCCAGAGCCTTACTGGCCTTCAGAGTTTCTCCGTCTCGGCTTGGAAAGAGTATGCAGATGGCGGAAGCCAAGCGGGATTGCAGGATCTATGCGAGGCCACATTATCTTACGACACCCTGGCGGAGGAGTCACTGGACGCCGTGGTAGCCGGCGTCATATCCAGTCTTGAAGCCCCAGAGACGGCAGGTCCCGCTCTTGTTGCCCTCGAGTTGGTCCTGAAGAAGAAGCCGGAGCTCTTGTCATCCAAGGACGATCTCCACGTGCGGCTTGTTACCATTCTTCTCGCTCTTACTGAGCTCTCCGAGCCCCGATTGTCCGAGAAGGCAAAAACATTAAGACAACTCCTCGGAGCGCCACCATCTGGGCAGAACCCCGTCACCAGAATCTTGGAGCAGCACCTTAGCGATGCTAACCCGTCCTCTCTCGAAGTTGATACTTTGGTCCAACAGGCGTTGTCAGCCCTGAACTCAGGCTCTGTGCCCGCCGACGACATCTTTCCCAGCTCGACTGTCTGGATGAAAGAGCTCTCTCCCTTTCTCAGGCGGCCTCCGCCTCCATCATTGTCATTGACAAGCAGCATGGGTGGTGCATACTTTCTGGTCCAGGGAGATCCAAACGCAAAACCTCCGAGACCGCGCCGGGATAGCAGCGGGCGTTCGGTTCCCGCCAGGATGGCTCTGTTCACAGCCAAGCTCCTCTCGTCTGGCGTCGCCTTGTCCTCGTTACCGCCCGAGTTCCAGCTGGAACTTGTTTTCCTGCTCTGTCTCACGGAAGCCATTTACGAAGATCAACTGTCCGCAGCTCAGACTGAAGGCTTGTGGGCTCAAGGCTCTGAGAGCGAGCCGGACGCCCGAGAGTTTCTGGATCTGAACTCTGCAGCTGTTCGAGCTGTCCTTCAAGTTTGTGGGGATTGGAAAGACTGGGACATGTCAGGAAACTCGCTCGTAGAGCGTCTGATCAACTTCATGCTCCACGAGGCTGTCGGCCTGAGCGCTGCTGCGTTCTACGCCGCGAAATCTCTGAGTTCCCTCTTCCAGCTCCTGGTACAGACCCACGGTGGGCCGCCTGCAAATCTCGAGAGCTGGTTGCTCAAGTTGGGAATCATGAAAGCGGCCCCTAATACGAGCTTGGCCACGGCTGCCTTCCTTACAGGCTTTGGAGAAGCGCTTGCTTCTTCCAAAGTCACCGCAAATTTCTGTGCTCGTCTCATCAGCGAGCTACCGGGATTTGATGGCGTCTCTGACCGATTTCCCCGGGCCCTACCATCCTTGGCTTTGCTCAATCTCTGCATGGACGTCTACGAGACCGGGGCGGTTCCAATCGAAACGCGCAAACAAGTTCTCGCCCTCCAGCAGCTGACACGGTGGACGGGTGCTCCAGAGGAACTTGGTTACCAGGCGGCCGCCGAAACCTGCAAGGCCATTtctcgtcttcttccgggaACTAAGGATACGTACGGGCAATACTGGGAGCAGGCGATCGAGTACTGCCTCTGGCTGTGGAACAAAGCCGCCAAGGACAAGCATGAGGAGCGGCTGTCATATATACACGCGTCTTTGAAGTTGATGCAGGCACTCCACGCTGTCGATGAGCCGAATGACGACCTCGAGGAAGCCCTGGCGAGCCACCGGGATGCTGAGACTTCAGCGCTCATTGCTCTCCTGGGCACCCCACAGGAAGCGACCTCGAGCCTGCCAAGTCAACTCGTAGACGCGCTCATCGCACGGGCCGTGGCCAAGATTCCAAATGTGCCCCTTGCGGATCTCGGCGACATGTACGAGGCCGTCGCATCCGGATCCCGCGAGATCCAGAGAGCCGCATTTGGGTTGCTGCACAAGGCCCTGCCTGCAGCCCAAGAGGACATCAATCTTGCAGTCGTGCTGGACAAGAAAGGTATTTTTTTTGTCCCGTTATTCTCGCGAAGGAAAAGCGAACCATTCTGACCTCTATAGCCGCTAATCTTCCGGATGAGTTGCTGTCCCTGCTTCTCAACGCCCCGAACCCCGAAGACTACACCGACGAGGACTTGGCTCAGTTCCCTGTCGCGATACGCTCGTACCTCCTCGCCTGGCACCTCGTGTTCGACGCCTACAGCAAGGCCTCCTTTAGGGTCCGCAATGACTACACGGAAAACCTCAAGAGCGGCAAGCATCTCGACCCCTTGCTCCGCTTCCTGGCCGATGTGCTCGGCCACGCTCTTGGTCGGGCGCTTGATCTTGACAAGGAAGGGTTCACGGCGGAGCATATCCGCTCTTACAGCATCGACCTCGCCGACTCAGAGCCGGCAGAGCGGGACATGAACTGGCTTCTGATCCACCTCTTTTACCTGATCCTCAAGTACATCCCCGGGTTGTTCAAGATGTGGTATCTGGATTGCGCTTCAAAGCAGACCAAGAACGCGATCCAGTCGTGGATGGAGCGGTTCTTCTCGCCCCTCATCATTTCGGACGCCCTAGACGAGGTGGTCGAATGGTCATCCTCGCAGGAGGCCGGAGATGGGGACACTGAGGAGATCATTGTCAAGGTCAGCAAGACATCGCGAGAGATTACCGCGGGATACCCGGTGGACGACGATGCAGCCACTATCTCCCTACGCGTGCCGACATCGTACCCGCTAGATCCCGTTGACGTGGTTAGCGTGAAGAGGGTTGCCGTCAAGGAGGACAAGTGGCAGTCATGGCTGAAGGCTACGAAGGCCGTGATCATGTTTGGcgtaagttttttttttttcttttcctctccctccttttcttctttccttctttttCGTCCAAGAGGGACATTCCTATGATGCTAACCGTACCCTACAGAACTGCAGCCTCGTTGACGGCCTGATGGCTTTCCGTCGCAACATCTCGCTCGCGCTCAAGGGCCAGGAGGAGTGTGCCATTTGTTACTCGATTATCGCCCAGGATAAGACGATCCCGGACAAGAAATGCGGTACATGCAACCACTTCTTCCACAAGGTGTGCCTGTATAAGTGGTTCCAGAACAGCGGCAGGAATACTTGCCCGTTGTGTCGGAACGGGATTGACTATCTGGGTTCGGATACCAAGAGGAGTCGGCCGGAGCATGAGTAGCACCTGGATTGTTTTTCTCGGGGGGGGCTGGTTGCGGAGGAGCGTTATATAGAACAAAAGTCATAGATGGCTGAGCTGATGGGAAAGCTCAGCTGGAAATCATCAAAGCCATACACCAAGCCTTAAGTATGTCACGCCTTGCCTGCCATCTAATCACAGCCCAGCCGTCTGTCGAGTCCGTATGAACCTGGAATGTGTCTGCAGCCACGTATGTCCAGTGCATACATACCTACATCCAACGGCGGCTTCTCCAACGTCCAAGTCGCTTCTTGATCTCTTTCAACTCGAAATAGTTGGACGGCATGCCCCTCATTCGAGACTTTGGTCTAGATGGttatctctttctttctttaaCACTGCTGTTAGCTTAGCACGTGAGCGCAAGCGGTTGGTCTGGCTGCGGCTGCTGGGATGAGAGCCGAGCAGATAGTTGAGCGGATATGCAGCTCTGCGAGCGGTCAGGCGGGGCGCAAACAGAAATGCAGGGAGGAGAGGTCGCGTGGCTCGATTCGATGGACGAACAAGACAGATCGGACGACGCCCATCGTGGTCTGGACTCCTGCGGCCACCAGCGCTACCGAAACTGACACGAGTTTATTCGCCGAATCCTACCGAGTCGGAACAGTCATCTAAACGGATTCCCCAGCCACAATGGagacaaaacaaaacaaagcAAGAAGAATAATTCTGGGTTAAGGTTTGAGTTACTCTGTTGCCCAAAAGACGGCTTCTGCCGACTTGAGCGTCGTCCTTTTCGGCCTGACAGTTGAACGGAGGCCGATATGCTCTGGGTTCGGACGGAGCAAGCCGAGTCGGACCCGGCGCTGTTCTCAATTTGGTTATTGCGGGTGTCATCGGGCCACGGGGTGCGGGGCGGCCTCCACCGATAAACGGACGGATATCCCCGGATGTCgtggatgtatgtacactgCTGTACATATTGATTACTCTGCTAGAAGTACACAGGGGAATTATAAGAAAGCGCGTTCTCCTGGAACGTGTCACACCACCAACGGCCGCCTCTACTCATCTTCTCATCAGGTGTCTTTGAAAGGGGTTTCCATAGCCAGCCACCAATATGCCCACCATCGTCGTCCTCGGGTAAGTCGCCGACACCGGAGAACGGGCGCAGACTCACTAATTGACAGACGACAGCGCCGGCGTCAGCGGCCTTACGTgcgcgctgctgctggcgaAGCAGAAGGGCAACACCGTGACGGTCGTCGCAAAGCACATGCCCGGCGACTATGACATCGAGTACACCTCGCCATGGGCTGGTGCCAATGTCCTACCGTACGTTACCGAACCACCCCCCCCCATCCCCCCACCCCCAGCGGGACAACCGACCCTCTCTACTAACGGGCAATGCCATAGAATGAACCTCGAGAAAGACAGCCGCTGGGAACGCCGCACCTGGCCCGAAATGCGCCGTCTGGCGGCCGAGGTCCCCGAAGCCGGGCTGCATTTCCAAAGTGCGTTTGCTCCAATGGAACCCCATTGTTCAACGCCTGTCTTCTCTTCGGGCGCTTAAGCTGACCTCTGCAATGCTGCAATGCACAAAAAACCGAACAGCCGCCCGCGTGCTCCGCCGCAAGGTCGACGTGGAAGCGGGTCTCAAGAGCGCCCTGGCGGACGGGCTGTTCCAGCTGTCGCCCTGGTACAGGGAGGTGATGGACAACTTCCGCGAGCTGCCGGCGTCGGAGCTGCCGCCGGGGATGCACTCGGGCGCCGAGTTCACGTCCGTCTGCATCAACACGGCCATCTACCTGCCCTGGCTGGTCGGCCAGTGCGCCCGCCACGGCGTCGTCTTCAGGCGCGCCGTGCTCAAGCACATCTCGGAGGCGGCCCGCATGAGCCACACGGGGCGGAGGGCCGACGTGGTGGTGAACGCGTCCGGCCTGCTGGCGTGCCGCCTGGGCGGCGTCATGGACGCCAAGGTGCAGCCGGCGCGCGGCCAGATCGTGCTGGTGCGCAACGAGGCGGCCGGCGTCATGCCCACGACGAGCGGCTGCGACGACGGGGACGACGAGGTCGTCTACGTGATGCAGCGCGcccacggcggcggcaccaTCCTGGGCGGCACGTACCAGAAGGGCAACTGGGAGGCCAACCCGGACCCCAACGTCGCCGTGCGCATCATGAAGCGCGCGGTCGAGACGCACCCGGAGCTGACGGGCGGCAAGGGCATCGAGGCCTTGGACATCATCCGGCACGGGGTCGGGTTGAGGCCGTGGAGGGAGGGCGGGGTCAGGCTCGAGAAGGAACTGATCGACGGGACGTGGGTTGTGCACAATTACGGCCACGCCGGTTGGGGCTATCAGGGAAGTTATGGTTGTGCCGAGAGAGTGGTGGAGCTAGTGGACGAGATCGTAGGGAGGACGAAGTGCGAGTCAAAGTTGTGAACTCAAATGGCATGCCAATggtatactataaagaaaaataTTGGTATAACCGAACCCCAAAAAAACCACCTCGAAATTTGTGTTTAGTTGTCAACTTGATTCAAGGAAGGAGTGGTTAGACAAAGCATATGTTACCAACACAGTGGAAGGCCAGAACCCAGCACCTGCTGCCACCTGCCAAGAGCCGACGCTTTCTCGCCCAGGTCCCTGTAATTCATAATTACTTGCATTAAGCTTCGTGTCAAGCTCCAGCGCAACGCGTCCACAACGGCATGACCCGAATGCGTTCGTCGCCCAAGACGCCGACGGCGACCATGGCGGACCAAAATCGACCAATTCACATCCGCGCGACCCGGCTCGTCTTCGATATCCTCAACGGCCGCCATGTGCTCTCCAAGCTCATTCCCCCACTCGTATTCCTCGCCGACGCGCTGCTCTGCGCCCTGATCATCTGGAAAGTACCTTGTAAGTCGGGGCCCCGTTTATCACCACCAGCCTTGGCGATCCGGAACGCATGTTGACCGCGCAGAAAAAGATACCGAGATCGACTGGAACGCCTACATGGAACAAGTCGCCCAGATCCTCTCTGGCGAACGCGACTACACAAAAATCCGCGGCAACACCGGACCCCTGGTCTACCCCGCGGCCCATGTCTACATCTACACCGGCCTTTACCATCTCACCGATGAAGGGAGGAATATCCTGACGGCGCAGAAACTGTTTGGGTTCTTGTACATGGTCACGCTAGCGGTAGTAATGGCGTGTTATTGGCAAGCAAAGGTACCGATACTTGCAATCGGACAGAGTGCGGGTGGTTCGTTTAATAAGGCCTCTCTGGTGGCCGGCTGACTTTGGGAAATCAATAGGTCCCACCGTACGTGTTCCCGTTGTTGATCCTCTCCAAACGACTACACAGCATATTCGTCCTGCGGTGCTTCAACGACTGCTTCGCGACGCTGTTCCTGTGGCTTGCCATCTTCGCCCTGCAACGACGCGCCTGGCGGACCGGAGCGCTGATGTACACGCTCGGATTGGGCGTCAAGATGTCGCTGCTGCTTGTCTTGCCAGCCGTGGGCGTTGTGTTGCTCCTCGGCGCTGGCTTTGCGACGAGCCTGCGGCTCGCCGCCGTCATTGGGCTTGTGCAGGTTTTGATCGCCGTGCCTTTCCTCTCTAACAATCCCTGGGGGTACCTAGGCCGTGCATTCGAGCTGTCGAGACAGTTCTTCTTCAAATGGACTGTCAACTGGCGGTTTGTAGGGGAAGAGGTGTTCCTCAGCAAGGAATTTTCACTTGCATTGTTGGGCCTCCATGTCGCCGTGCTGGCCATATTCGTCACCACACGGTGGCTCAAACCCGCACGGAAGCCAGTGTCCCAGCTGATCGTCCCAATCCTGCTCGGAAAGTCGCCATTCACGGAAGAGGAACAACGCGCGGTCTCTCGTGACGTCACGCCGCGGTTTATATTGACCTCTATCCTATCAGCCAATGTCGTGGGCCTCCTCTTTGCGCGGTCCCTTCACTACCAGTTCTATTCGTACCTTGCCTGGATGACCCCGTACCTTCTCTGGCGCAGCGGCGTCCATCCAATCCTTCAATACGCCATATGGACTGCTCAGGAATGGGCATGGAACGTGTACCCTAGCACGCCCATCAGCTCAGGCGTCGTTGTTGGTGTCCTAGCCTTGACGGCGGCGCTGGTTTGGTTGGGCGCTCGAGAAGATTGGGAACCGAGGAGGGTCCTTCTAAAGGGTGAGGCGGCAAAGCGGTAATAGGGCGACTGTGTATCGGAACAGAATAGGGGCCATCATGATCCTTCCTCCTCCGAGTCACTGGGTGGCAGCTTGCCGACAGTTgagtcctcgtcctcgtcctcgccgaACGTGTTCTTGACAAACTCCTTGGGCCTGTGCAGCGATGTTAGAGGCGACTCGGAAGCATACGACAAGCATGGAGGACATGCCAGTAAGGCTGCTTTCGCCACTCCTTCTCTTCGCGCACGATGTTGATGATTTCGCCCACCACCTTGCTAGCCTTCGACCGCTCGGCCGCGGACGCCAGATCTACCAGCACATACCCGCCGCGCCTGATGAAGATGGTGTTCCGAAACTTTGGCTCGAGCTCGACGAGGACAGGCTTTCCGTTGGGAAGCTCGCATGTGTAAAGGCTGTTGCCTTCGGCCTTTTGGACGCGCGCAACGAATTGGGTCTCGGTAAGCTCGTCGGGAGGGGTCGCTGACTCCTGCGCTGCAGCGAGGACAGCACGCTTCGGTTTTCCCATGTTTGTCGCGAGTTTCGGTTCGCTTTGGGTGAGCGGAGAGCTTCCGTCATCAGACGGCACGCAATGACCCCCGCCATGGAATTTTAGACTTTGGTGGGGCCCCTTTTCTGCCCCTCAACGCGAAAAGCCCGCGCAACGCCCCACGTTGGTGCCATTACCGGCCCTCCTGCCATGTGATAACCCCCTACATTCCTTCCATCACTCCCCTTTCCCTTGCAGCATCATGCAGGATCCAATGAATGATAGGTCCTTCATCGGTGGCTCCTCGGAAGGCCGCTCGAACCCCCGTTGTCAGCGCCGGTGCGAGATTATCCGACTCTCCGGCAGCTCGGGGCCGACACCGGCACCTCACTCCCGGACCCCCCTCTCTGCAAGGGCCCATTTTAAAACGGCACAATGGCTGCCGAAGGGTGCGGCCAGGGAGGATGATCGACAGCGCGGGCCAAGACCAGTTAGCGGGGCCGAATGT contains these protein-coding regions:
- a CDS encoding D-amino acid oxidase-like protein → MPTIVVLGAGVSGLTCALLLAKQKGNTVTVVAKHMPGDYDIEYTSPWAGANVLPMNLEKDSRWERRTWPEMRRLAAEVPEAGLHFQTARVLRRKVDVEAGLKSALADGLFQLSPWYREVMDNFRELPASELPPGMHSGAEFTSVCINTAIYLPWLVGQCARHGVVFRRAVLKHISEAARMSHTGRRADVVVNASGLLACRLGGVMDAKVQPARGQIVLVRNEAAGVMPTTSGCDDGDDEVVYVMQRAHGGGTILGGTYQKGNWEANPDPNVAVRIMKRAVETHPELTGGKGIEALDIIRHGVGLRPWREGGVRLEKELIDGTWVVHNYGHAGWGYQGSYGCAERVVELVDEIVGRTKCESKL
- a CDS encoding glycosyltransferase family 58 protein (CAZy_ID 268080); protein product: MTRMRSSPKTPTATMADQNRPIHIRATRLVFDILNGRHVLSKLIPPLVFLADALLCALIIWKVPYTEIDWNAYMEQVAQILSGERDYTKIRGNTGPLVYPAAHVYIYTGLYHLTDEGRNILTAQKLFGFLYMVTLAVVMACYWQAKVPPYVFPLLILSKRLHSIFVLRCFNDCFATLFLWLAIFALQRRAWRTGALMYTLGLGVKMSLLLVLPAVGVVLLLGAGFATSLRLAAVIGLVQVLIAVPFLSNNPWGYLGRAFELSRQFFFKWTVNWRFVGEEVFLSKEFSLALLGLHVAVLAIFVTTRWLKPARKPVSQLIVPILLGKSPFTEEEQRAVSRDVTPRFILTSILSANVVGLLFARSLHYQFYSYLAWMTPYLLWRSGVHPILQYAIWTAQEWAWNVYPSTPISSGVVVGVLALTAALVWLGAREDWEPRRVLLKGEAAKR